The Mauremys mutica isolate MM-2020 ecotype Southern chromosome 1, ASM2049712v1, whole genome shotgun sequence genome has a segment encoding these proteins:
- the SSPN gene encoding sarcospan isoform X1, with amino-acid sequence MRKEEKKPQNNTSLKNQNQAGKAPEGEKSTDPAKQQEPAMKKKAKGDPKTGQEEESHTCCGCRFPLLVALLQLVLGISITVLGFIMAGISSSLLVRDTPYWAGIIVCVVALVGMVMLCVSYQPEEKTCFQFAIKLVYFLLSTLSLITCVLAVAFVAHHYSQITQFTCDAVLDSCQCKLDTSDPLSRTFVYQDVFDCTSVTGTFNLYLLLQMVLNLITAIVCLLACFVMWKHRYQVFFVGVRLHSLTGTEIQQQKV; translated from the exons ATGAGAAAAGAGGAGAAGAAACCTCAGAACAACACGTCCCTTAAAAACCAGAACCAGGCAGGGAAGGCACCTGAAGGGGAGAAAAGCACCGATCCAGCCAAGCAGCAGGAGCCAGCAATGAAGAAGAAAGCCAAGGGGGATCCCAAAACGGGCCAGGAGGAAGAATCCCACACTTGTTGTGGCTGCCGTTTCCCGCTGCTGGTTGCCTTGTTGCAGCTGGTGTTAGGCATCTCTATAACAGTGCTGGGCTTCATTATGGCAGGCATCAGCTCTTCTTTACTAGTCAGAGACACTCCATATTGGGCTGGGATAATT GTCTGTGTGGTGGCCTTAGTGGGAATGGTGATGCTTTGTGTTTCATATCAGCCTGAGGAGAAGACATGTTTCCAGTTTGCCATAAAg CTGGTGTACTTTCTACTGAGCACCCTGAGTCTGATTACCTGTGTTCTGGCAGTGGCTTTTGTTGCACATCATTATTCACAGATTACACAGTTTACCTGTGATGCCGTCCTTGACTCTTGCCAGTGCAAACTGGACACTTCAGATCCCCTCAGTAGGACCTTCGTTTACCAGGATGTATTTGACTGTACCAGTGTCACTGGCACTTTCAATCTGTATCTGCTACTGCAGATGGTTCTTAATCTGATCACAGCCATTGTGTGTTTGTTGGCATGCTTTGTGATGTGGAAACACAGATATCAAGTCTTTTTTGTGGGCGTTCGGTTACACTCATTAACTGGTACTGAAATCCAGCAACAGAAAGTATAG
- the SSPN gene encoding sarcospan isoform X2, giving the protein MKMSKRNHCKGVCVVALVGMVMLCVSYQPEEKTCFQFAIKLVYFLLSTLSLITCVLAVAFVAHHYSQITQFTCDAVLDSCQCKLDTSDPLSRTFVYQDVFDCTSVTGTFNLYLLLQMVLNLITAIVCLLACFVMWKHRYQVFFVGVRLHSLTGTEIQQQKV; this is encoded by the exons GTCTGTGTGGTGGCCTTAGTGGGAATGGTGATGCTTTGTGTTTCATATCAGCCTGAGGAGAAGACATGTTTCCAGTTTGCCATAAAg CTGGTGTACTTTCTACTGAGCACCCTGAGTCTGATTACCTGTGTTCTGGCAGTGGCTTTTGTTGCACATCATTATTCACAGATTACACAGTTTACCTGTGATGCCGTCCTTGACTCTTGCCAGTGCAAACTGGACACTTCAGATCCCCTCAGTAGGACCTTCGTTTACCAGGATGTATTTGACTGTACCAGTGTCACTGGCACTTTCAATCTGTATCTGCTACTGCAGATGGTTCTTAATCTGATCACAGCCATTGTGTGTTTGTTGGCATGCTTTGTGATGTGGAAACACAGATATCAAGTCTTTTTTGTGGGCGTTCGGTTACACTCATTAACTGGTACTGAAATCCAGCAACAGAAAGTATAG
- the SSPN gene encoding sarcospan isoform X3 — MVMLCVSYQPEEKTCFQFAIKLVYFLLSTLSLITCVLAVAFVAHHYSQITQFTCDAVLDSCQCKLDTSDPLSRTFVYQDVFDCTSVTGTFNLYLLLQMVLNLITAIVCLLACFVMWKHRYQVFFVGVRLHSLTGTEIQQQKV, encoded by the exons ATGGTGATGCTTTGTGTTTCATATCAGCCTGAGGAGAAGACATGTTTCCAGTTTGCCATAAAg CTGGTGTACTTTCTACTGAGCACCCTGAGTCTGATTACCTGTGTTCTGGCAGTGGCTTTTGTTGCACATCATTATTCACAGATTACACAGTTTACCTGTGATGCCGTCCTTGACTCTTGCCAGTGCAAACTGGACACTTCAGATCCCCTCAGTAGGACCTTCGTTTACCAGGATGTATTTGACTGTACCAGTGTCACTGGCACTTTCAATCTGTATCTGCTACTGCAGATGGTTCTTAATCTGATCACAGCCATTGTGTGTTTGTTGGCATGCTTTGTGATGTGGAAACACAGATATCAAGTCTTTTTTGTGGGCGTTCGGTTACACTCATTAACTGGTACTGAAATCCAGCAACAGAAAGTATAG